In a single window of the Rhineura floridana isolate rRhiFlo1 chromosome 3, rRhiFlo1.hap2, whole genome shotgun sequence genome:
- the LOC133380990 gene encoding uncharacterized protein LOC133380990, which yields MPKKTRVRSLQRLCLENVAGHMHQIWVKAYVENHPEEHNFHSVTGPFSELPGVVVEELLQLLGERKRLSRPVLRLLLVPQLTVLNLGRCKRVVNKAIAQIIKVRCKILSSLDLQGCSRISVGALVDLMKALPCLTKLSLLKTRCNAQVLSAVGSCCQRLRELDISFCHRVSPGSLLHLAYDQATDSLCCPALQVLKVLAVNSRPLSQDLVWPVVFVLLALPSLTFLEVDFVPEAVYLIHAQQFGIAPLAPGFPSLEELARCRIPTHTEEARSCRVRLALKQMHHVTFSLLPVACAVCPQLATVSVLLGGGPALVQSFVSWRSLAHLSIDCCSGRNLTELLPVVASLKAQLQSLAFSGFTYEDEQSFCTLLGHCLNLQKFWADLLPPANCASDGKPVVEALEWDNSSAPHEFPYLSDVYLVYSDWFDPISSRQEMVFTASLVSLLKHSPCLEILRLCCLPFSLDGVFEEVLKPQGTALVHLRRLSLLQVQVSSSTIHLLLSADNQLSFLDLHSCMAIHETDYDDFLRRVSNEGFELTILWE from the exons ATGCCCAAGAAAACGAGGGTCCGCTCGCTGCAAAGGCTGTGCCTGGAGAATGTGGCTGGGCATATGCACCAGATCTGGGTCAAGGCTTACGTGGAAAACCACCCTGAGGAGCACAACTTTCACTCTGTTACGGGGCCCTTCAGTGAGCTGC CTGGTGTTGTTGTTGAGGAACTGCTACAGTTGTTAGGGGAAAGGAAGCGCTTGAGCCGCCCTGTTCTACGCTTGCTCCTTGTGCCGCAGCTGACAGTGCTGAACTTAGGGAGGTGCAAAAGAGTGGTCAACAAGGCCATCGCCCAGATCATCAAGGTGCGCTgcaag ATTCTGTCCTCGTTGGATCTCCAAGGCTGCAGCCGGATTTCTGTAGGTGCCCTGGTTGACCTGATGAAAGCTTTGCCATGTCTCACAAAACTGAGCCTCTTGAAGACCCGGTGCAATGCACAAGTGTTATctgccgtgggctcctgctgCCAGCGGCTTCGTGAGCTGGATATCTCTTTCTGCCACAGGGTGTCCCCGGGTTCCCTCCTCCACCTGGCCTATGACCAAGCCACAGACTCCCTCTGCTGCCCGGCATTGCAGGTGCTGAAAGTCCTTGCAGTGAattccaggcctctcagccaAGACCTGGTTTGGCCCGTGGTCTTTGTGCTGCTGGCCTTGCCCAGCCTGACATTCCTGGAGGTTGATTTTGTCCCAGAGGCTGTATATCTGATTCATGCACAGCAGTTTGGCATTGCCCCGCTTGCCCCTGGGTTTCCCTCCCTGGAGGAGCTGGCAAGATGCAGGATCCCCACCCACACAGAGGAGGCAAGGAGCTGTAGAGTGAGGCTGGCCCTCAAGCAAATGCATCATGTGACGTTTTCCTTGTTGCCCGTGGCTTGTGCTGTGTGCCCACAGTTGGCAACTGTGTCTGTATTACTTGGAGGTGGGCCTGCCTTAGTCCAAAGCTTTGTGTCGTGGCGCAGCCTCGCCCATCTGTCTATAGACTGTTGCAGTGGCAGGAACCTGACGGAGCTCCTGCCGGTGGTAGCAAGCCTCAAGGCCCAGCTTCAGTCCCTTGCATTCAGTGGCTTCACTTACGAAGATGAGCAGTCCTTCTGCACCTTGCTGGGCCACTGCTTGAATCTCCAGAAATTCTGGGCTGACCTCCTTCCCCCAGCAAACTGCGCCTCGGATGGGAAACCAGTAGTTGAGGCCTTGGAGTGGGACAACAGCTCTGCTCCTCATGAATTTCCCTACCTTTCTGATGTGTACCTGGTATACTCTGACTGGTTTGATCCCATATCTTCTCGGCAAGAGATGGTATTTACAGCAAGCCTTGTGTCCCTGCTGAAACATTCACCATGCCTGGAAATCTTGCGTCTCTGCTGCCTGCCTTTCTCCTTGGATGGGGTGTTTGAGGAGGTGCTGAAACCTCAGGGCACGGCCTTGGTACACCTCCGCAGACTCTCACTGCTCCAAGTCCAAGTGTCCAGCAGCACCATCCATCTGCTGTTATCTGCAGACAATCAGCTGAGCTTCCTCGATTTGCACAGCTGCATGGCCATCCATGAGACGGACTACGATGACTTCCTCAGGAGAGTCAGCAATGAGGGTTTTGAGCTGACTATCCTGTGGGAGTGA